From one Colletotrichum destructivum chromosome 3, complete sequence genomic stretch:
- a CDS encoding Putative peptidase M13, metallopeptidase, catalytic domain superfamily, peptidase M13, domain 2 produces MSEKAPLIPEQRVAHDRAPSRCPYAQRCSAGRAVVKVFVLAAAAGFLYYNIPNAQNDVDESKTPVCMTPACVHAASEILYNLSPNYKELDPCTDFEELVCGGWRDRHDLRADQGDAFTGTIMSENSELLLRHILETPYPKDSQHSFFSPLRLEATDKSADEQNFDKMKAAYDACVDEDKIKSVGIEPLAQILDDIKKVYPIEGASAADATPTKDAILLLARYGVDALVSAGTGADDRDPDTVVVSVAPPWSLGLPSKERYEDDKLVEKYRGVAVEVLGNIFPDQNKDTFAKVIDLEKLLAAASPSTEEREDVTKYYNPMLIDEASALAPEIELTALIHELSPEGFIVERVIVTAPKYMSELSTILSGTDKEVIQNYFVWKAIQSFSSYVDADAVKPYRRFVNELAGKDPESAPERWRTCVGHVDDGLGWILSRFFVEKAFSAEAKKFGDTIITDIKTEFTKKLKAAKWMDKETTAKAVDKVHNIVQKIGYPTKSPDIMDPPSLSDFYSSVNVNSETFFENALTVRKFAVGYEWSALGKPVDREQWDMTVPTVNAYYNPPGNEIVFPAGIMQFPVFDVEVPAYMSYGAFGSVAGHELSHAFDSTGRHFDQNGNYTDWWSEDTVKAFKEKAECFVDQYHNFTVPGPDDKPLHVNGRLTLGENLADAGGLSASYQAWKHRAHKHPNKDLPGLEHFTQDQLFFVTYSNWWCGKSRKDTAINRIYTDPHAPKWARILGTMANSREFKESFQCRDKKPTCELW; encoded by the exons ATGTCGGAGAAGGCGCCTCTCATCCCGGAGCAGCGTGTCGCCCACGACCGGGCACCATCGCGGTGCCCGTACGCCCAACGGTGCTCCGCCGGAAGAGCCGTTGTCAAGGTCTTTgtccttgctgctgctgccggatTTCTGTACTACAACATCCCAAATG CCCAGAATGACGTGGACGAGAGCAAGACCCCCGTTTGCATGACTCCGGCCTGCGTCCATGCCGCCTCCGAGATCCTCTATAACTTGTCGCCCAACTACAAGGAGCTTGACCCATGCACCGACTTCGAGGAGCTGGTGTGTGGTGGATGGAGGGACAGACACGACCTGCGTGCCGACCAGGGCGATGCCTTCACCGGCACCATTATGTCGGAGAACTCGGAGCTCCTACTTCGTCACATTCTCGAGACTCCTTATCCCAAGGACTCCCAG CATTCATTCTTTTCGCCACTCCGGCTCGAAGCTACCGATAAGTCCGCCGACGAGCAGAACTTCGACAAGATGAAGGCCGCATACGACGCATgcgtggacgaggacaagatcAAGAGCGTTGGCATTGAGCCTCTCGCCCAGATTCTTGACGATATCAAAAAGGTCTATCCCATCGAGGGTGCCTCTGCTGCCGACGCCACCCCGACCAAGGATGccatccttcttctcgccaGATACGGTGTCGACGCCCTTGTCTCGGCGGGCACTGGCGCGGACGACAGAGATCCGGATACGGTCGTGGTATCTGTCGCCCCCCCATGGAGCTTGGGTCTCCCCTCAAAAGAGCGATATGAGGAcgacaagctcgtcgagaAATACCGCGGCGTTGCTGTCGAAGTACTCGGCAACATCTTCCCCGACCAGAACAAGGACACCTTTGCCAAggtcatcgacctcgagaagctgctgGCAGCTGCTTCCCCCAGCACCGAAGAGCGTGAAGACGTCACC AAATATTACAATCCCATGCTGATCGACGAGGCTTCTGCGCTCGCTCCTGAAATCGAGCTGACGGCGCTCATCCACGAGCTGTCCCCGGAAGGCTTCATTGTGGAGCGCGTCATTGTCACGGCACCAAAGTATATGTCGGAGTTGTCCACAATTCTCTCCGGAACCGACAAGGAGGTCATCCAAAACTACTTTGTCTGGAAGGCCATCCAGTCCTTCTCGTCTTacgtcgatgccgacgccgtcaagccCTACAGGcgcttcgtcaacgagcttgcTGGAAAG GACCCCGAATCCGCCCCCGAGAGATGGCGAACCTGTGTCggccacgtcgacgacggcttAGGTTGGATTCTAAGCCGCTTCTTCGTCGAGAAGGCCTTCTctgccgaggccaagaagttTGGtgacaccatcatcaccgacatCAAGACGGAGTTCACCAAGAAactcaaggccgccaagtGGATGGACAAAGAAACCACAGCAAAGGCGGTTGACAAAGTTCATAACATCGTCCAGAAGATTGGCTACCCGACCAAGAGCCCCGATATCATGGACCCTCCCAGCCTCAGCGACTTCTACAGCTCGGTCAACGTCAACTCCGAGACCTTCTTCGAGAACGCCCTCACCGTCCGCAAGTTCGCCGTCGGATACGAATGGTCGGCTCTCGGGAAGCCTGTTGATCGTGAGCAGTGGGATATGACCGTCCCTACTGTGAATGCCTACTACAACCCGCCGGGCAACGAAATAGTCTTCCCTGCCGGAATCATGCAGTTCCCCGTTTTCGACGTCGAAGTCCCCGCCTACATGTCATACGGTGCCTTTGGCTCTGTTGCCGGACACGAACTGAGCCACGCCTTCGACTCGACCGGCCGCCACTTTGATCAAAACGGCAACTACACAGATTGGTGGTCCGAGGACACCGTCAAGGCCTTCAAGGAGAAAGCCGAGTGCTTCGTCGATCAGTACCATAACTTTACCGTCCCGGGGCCGGACGACAAGCCCCTTCATGTGAACGGGCGCCTCACTCTTGGTGAGAAccttgccgacgccggcggcctctcggcctcgtaCCAGGCCTGGAAGCACCGCGCACACAAGCACCCTAACAAGGATCTCCCGGGCCTGGAGCACTTCACGCAAGACCAGCTCTTCTTCGTTACCTACTCCAACTGGTGGTGCGGCAAGTCGCGCAAAGACACTGCCATCAACCGGATCTATACTGATCCTCATGCGCCCAAGTGGGCTCGCATCCTTGGCACTATGGCCAACAGTCGGGAGTTCAAGGAGAGCTTCCAGTGCAGGGACAAGAAGCCGACCTGCGAGCTTTGGTAA
- a CDS encoding Putative transporter protein SLAC1/Mae1/ Ssu1/TehA, with product MDRRDPTSSAWTESEVSTRKNSAEWQTSRPNSPKLAPLDMQFDKGKANETHGYATSITPIVEKGAAPEHGHDGHGDGHVDINDPNRPRMAFKARLHHFTWAWYTLTMSTGGLSLLIFAQPHQFPGLRQIGTVVYVVNIILFVLVCSAMLARFFLYPGDMKRSLTHEREGFFFPTFFLSIATLITSTNRYAIPEHDETLVWAIQVAFWGYLIVTLMLAIGQYSFVFAKHNFGLQTMMPTWILPIFPIMLTGTIASVIADTQPEIAAVPIVVAGLTCQGLGLSVAVLMYAHMVGRLMSAGLPNREHRPGLYMNVGPPAFTALALIGMANGLPNNLDPDRDGIVIDAGIIRTIALMSAIFLWALAAWWFGIATIAVISSPPVYFHLGWWAMVFPNTGFTLATISIGNQLGNEGVLWFATGMSLCLLGAYFYVLYNHVRAVIVQDIMYTMRDEDFNDH from the coding sequence ATGGATCGCAGAGATCCAACAAGCTCGGCCTGGACCGAATCAGAGGTGTCGACACGCAAGAATTCGGCGGAATGGCAGACGTCAAGGCCAAACTCCCCCAAGCTGGCACCGCTGGATATGCAGttcgacaagggcaaggcgaATGAGACACACGGTTACGCCACGTCCATCACGCCCATCGTCGAGAAGGGTGCCGCGCCCGAACATggccacgacggccacgGAGACGGCCACGTCGACATCAACGACCCGAACCGGCCGAGGATGGCCTTCAAGGCGCGCCTCCACCACTTCACATGGGCGTGGTACACCCTCACCATGAGCACAGGGGGCCTCTCGCTCCTCATCTTCGCGCAGCCGCACCAATTCCCCGGGCTGCGGCAGatcggcaccgtcgtctacgtcgtcaacatcatcctcttcgtcctcgtctgcTCCGCCATGCTCGCGAGGTTCTTCCTCTACCCGGGCGACATGAAGAGGTCGCTGACGCACGAGCGCgagggcttcttcttcccgaCCTTTTTCCTGTCCATCGCCACGCTCATCACCAGCACGAACCGGTACGCCATCCCCGAGCACGACGAGACGCTCGTCTGGGCCATCCAGGTGGCCTTCTGGGGCTACCTCATCGTCACCCTCATGCTGGCCATAGGGCAGTAcagcttcgtcttcgccaagCACAACTTCGGCCTGCAGACCATGATGCCCACCTGGATCCTGCCCATCTTCCCCATCATGCTCACGGGCACCATCgcctccgtcatcgccgacacCCAGcccgagatcgccgccgtgcccatcgtcgtcgccggcctcaccTGCCAGGGGCTCGGTCtgtccgtcgccgtcctcatGTACGCCCACATGGTCGGCCGCCTCATGTCCGCCGGCCTGCCGAACCGCGAGCACCGCCCGGGTCTGTACATGAACGTCGGCCCGCCGGCCTTCACGGCActcgccctcatcggcaTGGCCAACGGCCTGCCCAACAACCTCGACCCGGACCgcgacggcatcgtcatcgacgccggcatcatccGGACCATCGCCCTCATGAGCGCCATCTTCCTCtgggccctcgccgcctggtGGTTCGGcatcgccaccatcgccgtcatctcgtcgccgcccgtctACTTCCACCTCGGCTGGTGGGCCATGGTCTTTCCCAACACGGGCTTCACGCTGGCCACGATCTCTATCGGTAACCAGCTCGGCAACGAGGGCGTGCTGTGGTTCGCCACGGGCATGAGCCTGTGCCTGCTCGGCGCCTACTTCTATGTCCTGTACAACCACGTCAgggccgtcatcgtccaggACATCATGTACACTATGAGGGACGAAGACTTTAACGACCACTAA
- a CDS encoding Putative heterokaryon incompatibility: MASVPPLPDQQSTVYFRYDNHARLSSASTHIRLIELYPSRHGVDTGPGSTDEDDARRSAAHYSSPLRCSITTTPIATPRPYEALSYTWGPPTKSHSIDVASGGRLGITASLDTTLRHLRRRDGPVTIWIDQICINQEDAAEKNDQVPLMAQIYSKADLVLVWLGPAADDSDALMDCWQDVGQAARDLDFESYLTKERLPLLNRALLNRDPEDPVTVQFQALLKRAVPMFDSLLRAIIAWNDRPWFGRVWTIQEQALGARTFFVCGAKTVDVDLVPLATMIFDKCIIRQDAENRADPEHIKLMGVAQSHRFGSLMALRRRRRTFVKGEGPGDDLYQIMKKTYVNGDAQATLPRDRIYGLLSIAVASEQLGITPDYASPECGPTFVEAARALIRAGHVQVLSFSQFPKDVNGLPSWVPDWRSTLTRSYLFTFEDVDGLPIRAAGDSTVEVVPAGDPSVLGIRGLVVDIVEETGDVWDSDAGSESRFRNLQTIKTLCDKSSGRGYEIYESSERRAEAAWRVPVGDLFWSREDGYRRAISSDGAYYEDCLAVLKILVEGFGPVEHPEERQRRLEAFYELIPRQSVYSENMDKMTGRRPYVTRQGYLGMAPGGARPGDAVVIPLGSRIPYVLRPSGDGTTYEFVGEAYCDGVMDGEMLTKRRRETILIA, encoded by the coding sequence ATGGCTTCCGTGCCGCCATTGCCGGATCAACAAAGCACTGTCTACTTCCGCTACGACAACCACGCACGCCTgtcttcggcatcgacgcACATCAGACTCATCGAACTCTACCCATCCAGACACGGAGTAGACACCGGACCAGGCTCAacggacgaagacgatgcaCGACGCTCTGCGGCACACTACTCGAGCCCCCTGAGATGCAGCATCACAACCACCCCGATCGCCACGCCGCGGCCCTACGAGGCGCTATCGTACACCTGGGGTCCGCCGACAAAATCCCACAGCATTGACGTCGCGAGTGGCGGGCGCCTCGGCATCACGGCCTCCCTCGACACGACGCTGCGGCACCTCCGCCGGAGAGACGGGCCCGTGACGATCTGGATCGACCAGATCTGCATCAACCAGGAGGACGCCGCTGAGAAGAACGACCAGGTGCCCCTAATGGCGCAGATCTACAGCAAGGcggacctcgtcctcgtctggctaggcccggcggcggacgactCCGACGCGCTGATGGACTGTTGGCAGGACGTCGGCCAGGCGGCTCGCGACCTGGACTTCGAGAGCTATCTCACCAAGGAGCGTCTGCCTCTTCTGAACCGGGCCCTGCTGAACCGTGATCCCGAAGACCCGGTGACGGTGCAGTTTCAGGCGCTGCTCAAGAGGGCGGTGCCCATGTTCGACTCGCTGCTGAGGGCGATCATCGCCTGGAACGACAGGCCCTGGTTCGGCCGCGTCTGGACGATCCAGGAGCAGGCCCTGGGCGCCAGGACGTTCTTCGTGTGCGGGGCGAAGACGGTGGACGTCGACCTGGTGCCCCTGGCCACGATGATCTTCGACAAGTGCATCATCAGGCAAGACGCGGAGAACCGCGCCGACCCGGAGCACATTAAGCTGATGGGCGTGGCCCAGAGCCACCGGTTCGGTTCCCTGATGGCcctccgacgccgacgacggaccTTCGTCAAGGGCGAGGGCCCCGGGGACGACCTGTACCAGATCATGAAGAAGACGTACGTCAACGGGGACGCCCAGGCGACCCTGCCCCGGGACCGGATCTACGGCCTTCTCAGCATCGCCGTGGCGTCGGAACAGCTAGGAATCACGCCGGACTACGCCTCCCCAGAGTGTGGTCCGACCTTCGTGGAGGCCGCCCGCGCTCTCATTCGCGCCGGCCACGTTCAGGTGCTTTCCTTCTCGCAGTTCCCCAAGGACGTCAACGGGTTGCCGTCCTGGGTCCCCGACTGGAGATCGACGCTGACTCGCTCATACCTATTCACTTTTGAAGACGTCGATGGGCTCCCCATTCGAGCCGCGGGCGACAGCACGGTCGAGGTCGTGCCCGCAGGGGACCCGAGCGTGCTGGGGATACGCGGCCTGGttgtcgacatcgtcgaggagacgggcgacgTGTGGGACTCCGATGCGGGGAGTGAGTCTCGCTTTAGAAACCTACAGACGATCAAAACGCTCTGCGACAAGTCGTCGGGGAGAGGATACGAGATCTACGAGAGCAGCGAGAGGCGCGCCGAAGCAGCGTGGAGGGTGCCAGTGGGCGATCTGTTCTGGAGCAGGGAGGACGGCTACCGCCGGGCCATCTCGTCTGACGGGGCATACTACGAGGACTGCCTGGCCGTCCTGAagatcctcgtcgagggcttCGGCCCCGTCGAGCATCCAGAGGAGCGCCAGCGGCGGCTGGAGGCGTTCTACGAGCTGATCCCGCGGCAGTCGGTCTACAGCGAGAACATGGACAAGATGACGGGTAGGCGGCCGTACGTGACGCGGCAGGGTTACCTGGGCATGGCCCCTGGCGGCGCACGTCCTGGAGACGCGGTCGTGATACCGCTCGGCTCTCGGATCCCGTACGTCCTGAGACCGTCCGGAGACGGGACGACGTACGAGTTTGTGGGCGAGGCGTACTGCGACGGTGTCATGGACGGCGAGATGTTGACtaagcggcggcgggagacCATCCTGATTGCTTGA
- a CDS encoding Putative rossmann-like alpha/beta/alpha sandwich protein, translated as MKDQTAELSKYFASYHRWECPEARTSSTHCQIFGTKDGPLLRKRQTNRVLFYAGCFNSPHFGQLSFLRRAFEGTHDINVIAAVILPLDSHGLRSKRRVNGQDLILSKSDRVRLWRSDARILPEWWVYDGTVNEWDIIRDKVEEAIERDGFDFQFVAMSGPDHISRFKTYSGWSWSCFETVTSDAGRHSDLVKPDGSLYTLSGGFSP; from the coding sequence ATGAAAGATCAGACCGCCGAGCTGAGCAAATACTTCGCGAGCTATCATCGCTGGGAGTGCCCAGAAGCAAGAACATCGAGCACTCACTGTCAAATCTTCGGCACAAAAGACGGGCCACTgctgagaaagagacagaCGAACCGCGTCCTGTTCTACGCGGGATGCTTCAACTCCCCTCACTTCGGCCAGCTCAGCTTCCTCCGACGCGCTTTCGAGGGAACCCACGACATCaacgtcatcgccgccgtcatcctGCCCCTCGACTCCCACGGCCTCCGGTCCAAGCGCAGGGTCAACGGCCAGGACCTGATCCTTTCCAAATCCGATCGCGTGCGGTTGTGGCGGTCGGACGCCAGGATACTGCCCGAGTGGTGGGTCtacgacggcaccgtcaacgAGTGGGATATCATACGGGACAAGGTGGAGGAGGCCATCGAACGGGACGGGTTCGACTTTCAGTTCGTCGCCATGTCTGGACCCGACCACATCTCGAGATTCAAAACATACTCAGGGTGGAGTTGGAGCTGCTTCGAGACCGTCACTAGCGACGCCGGGAGACACAGCGACCTCGTCAAGCCCGACGGGTCTCTCTACACCCTTTCAGGTGGCTTTTCACCCTAG